One genomic window of Globicephala melas chromosome 8, mGloMel1.2, whole genome shotgun sequence includes the following:
- the LOC115844819 gene encoding olfactory receptor 6M1-like, whose amino-acid sequence MAMRNQTSMIEFTLVSFPSVQELQILLFLILLLVYTLTITENIVIISLIWTDNRLQTPMYFFLNSLSFGDILFTTTVAPKLLACLLEEKENIPFAGCVIQTHFYFFLGTVEFIFLEVMSFDRYVAICNPLCYTIIMNSRACLLLVLGCWEGAFPSVLCPTIVVSRLPYCTEEISHFFCVIAPLLQAACIDTHFIEMISCCLSSLVVLTSLVLTTVSYTYIISTILRIPSAQGCQKAFSTCTSHITVVSIAYGSNIFMYVRPSQSHSLEFDKVTAILTIMGTRLLNPFIYSLRNEKVKEVLRDAVNKILPFLHRKP is encoded by the coding sequence ATGGCCATGAGAAACCAGACTAGCATGATTGAATTCACCCTTGTCTCCTTTCCCTCTGTCCAGGAGCTTCAGATCTTGCTATTTCTCATTCTCCTGCTGGTTTATACACTCACTATAACAGAAAACAttgttatcatttccttaatATGGACTGATAATCGTCTCCAAACACCAATGTACTTCTTCCTCAATAGTTTGTCATTTGGGGACATTTTATTCACAACTACTGTTGCCCCAAAGTTGCTAGCTtgcctcttagaggaaaaggaaaacataccTTTTGCTGGCTGCGTCATCCAGAcacatttctacttctttctggGGACAGTGGAGTTTATCTTCTTGGAGGTGATGTCCTTTGACCGCTACGTGGCCATCTGTAACCCGCTGTGCTACACCATCATCATGAATAGCAGGGCCTGCCTCCTGTTAGTTctgggctgctgggagggggCCTTCCCGTCAGTGCTTTGCCCAACTATTGTGGTATCCAGATTGCCATACTGCACTGAAGAAATTAGTCATTTCTTCTGTGTCATCGCTCCTTTACTGCAGGCGGCCTGCATAGACACTCATTTCATTGAGATGATAAGCTGCTGCTTATCTTCCCTCGTGGTCCTGACCTCGCTGGTGCTCACCACCGTGTCCTACACCTACATCATTTCTACCATCCTGCGCATCCCCTCGGCCCAAGGATGTCAGAAAGCCTTTTCCACCTGTACTTCTCACATCACTGTGGTCTCCATTGCCTACGGGAGCAACATCTTCATGTATGTGAGACCCAGCCAGAGTCATTCCCTGGAATTTGACAAAGTGACAGCTATCCTCACCATAATGGGGACCCGTCTTCTGAACCCCTTCATTTATAGTCTAAGGAATGAAAAGGTAAAGGAAGTGTTGAGAGATGCAGTCAACAAAATTTTGCCCTTTTTGCACAGGAAACCTTGA